A part of Brachybacterium faecium DSM 4810 genomic DNA contains:
- a CDS encoding CAAX amino terminal protease family (PFAM: CAAX amino terminal protease family), with product MTPDPPLPAAPFHRMATLRPAWAGRLRPPLTLLASFIAYVVLISVVLVLTILALALAPGVNVAIGVTSGDPTSALDVTLALAMGAMWLPAGIIGVRFGGWRPLGTAWSVTARWRRPLLRSLGPWGVAMGAVVVAAAALAGAVTGADGVAAADSGASVPRLLLVGVVVLVLGPLQAAGLELTLRGAVMQALGSWLRSPLPAMLAASAVMLIGRELSVAVTLPALTLGLASAVLAWKSGGLELSILLVTTVTVASGLVSALGAGTGAGSGAAALNAAAAAPGTSSAALATAASEQAALTGGITATAALLVVTVVLVMRISSREGVRLLEPVTRPAGEPAPAPVPY from the coding sequence ATGACACCAGACCCGCCCCTCCCCGCCGCCCCCTTCCACCGCATGGCGACGCTGCGCCCCGCCTGGGCCGGCCGGCTCCGGCCGCCGCTGACCCTCCTCGCCTCGTTCATCGCCTACGTGGTGCTGATCTCGGTGGTGCTGGTGCTGACGATCCTCGCGCTCGCGCTCGCGCCCGGCGTGAACGTCGCCATCGGTGTGACCAGCGGTGATCCCACCAGCGCGTTGGACGTCACGCTCGCCCTCGCGATGGGCGCGATGTGGCTGCCCGCCGGGATCATCGGGGTGCGCTTCGGAGGCTGGCGCCCGCTCGGCACCGCCTGGTCGGTCACGGCTCGGTGGCGCCGCCCGCTGCTGAGGTCGCTGGGGCCCTGGGGCGTCGCGATGGGCGCCGTGGTGGTCGCCGCCGCCGCGCTCGCCGGTGCGGTCACCGGGGCCGACGGCGTCGCGGCCGCGGATTCCGGCGCGTCGGTGCCGCGGCTGCTGCTGGTGGGCGTCGTCGTGCTGGTCCTGGGCCCGCTGCAGGCGGCCGGGCTGGAGCTGACGCTGCGCGGCGCGGTGATGCAGGCGCTCGGCAGCTGGCTGCGCAGTCCGCTGCCGGCGATGCTCGCCGCGAGCGCCGTGATGCTGATCGGCCGCGAGCTCAGCGTCGCGGTGACGCTGCCGGCACTGACCCTGGGCCTGGCCTCGGCCGTGCTGGCCTGGAAGAGCGGGGGCTTGGAGCTGTCGATCCTGCTGGTCACGACCGTCACCGTCGCCTCCGGCCTGGTCTCCGCTCTCGGCGCGGGCACCGGGGCCGGATCCGGTGCCGCCGCGCTGAACGCCGCAGCCGCCGCACCGGGCACCTCCTCGGCCGCTCTCGCGACCGCTGCCTCGGAGCAGGCGGCGCTGACCGGGGGAATCACCGCGACGGCGGCGCTGCTGGTGGTCACCGTGGTGCTGGTGATGCGGATCAGCTCCCGGGAGGGGGTGCGCCTGCTCGAGCCGGTCACCCGCCCCGCCGGCGAGCCCGCCCCCGCCCCGGTGCCCTACTGA
- a CDS encoding response regulator containing a CheY-like receiver domain and an HTH DNA-binding domain (PFAM: Response regulator receiver domain; Bacterial regulatory proteins, luxR family), producing the protein MDAMVNDATGDQRVRVLLVDDEALMRSGLRLMIDGAHGIEVVGEAADGQTALDQIAALCPDVVLMDIRMPRMTGLEALRALTARGDAVRVVMLTAFDTDEFLLQALRAGAVGFLLKDSPPEEVVRAVLDAAADRSRFSPDVLARLVRLAAAGGGTDGEADASGPGESGHHGEAAEGGTAGVSRGGADEPPSAPEGITEREWDVARLVARGLANQQIGEQLFMSVATVKTHLGRLYHKLQVTNRVQLAIRVLELGG; encoded by the coding sequence ATGGATGCCATGGTGAACGACGCGACGGGTGACCAGCGGGTCCGTGTGCTGCTGGTCGATGACGAGGCCCTGATGCGCTCGGGTCTGCGCCTGATGATCGACGGCGCGCACGGCATCGAGGTGGTGGGAGAGGCGGCCGACGGGCAGACCGCCCTCGACCAGATCGCGGCGCTCTGCCCCGACGTGGTGCTGATGGACATCCGCATGCCTCGCATGACGGGCCTGGAGGCGCTGCGCGCGCTCACCGCCCGCGGCGACGCGGTGCGGGTGGTGATGCTGACCGCCTTCGACACCGACGAGTTCCTGCTGCAGGCGCTGCGGGCGGGCGCCGTCGGCTTCCTGCTCAAGGACTCCCCTCCCGAGGAGGTGGTCCGCGCGGTGCTCGACGCGGCCGCGGACCGCTCCCGCTTCTCCCCCGATGTGCTCGCGCGCCTGGTGCGCCTCGCCGCGGCCGGCGGCGGGACCGATGGCGAGGCCGACGCGAGCGGGCCCGGCGAGAGCGGCCATCACGGCGAGGCGGCCGAGGGCGGGACGGCGGGCGTTTCCCGCGGAGGGGCCGACGAGCCTCCGTCCGCCCCGGAGGGCATCACCGAGCGGGAGTGGGACGTGGCGCGCCTGGTGGCCCGGGGCCTGGCCAATCAGCAGATCGGCGAGCAGCTGTTCATGTCGGTCGCGACCGTGAAGACGCATCTGGGCAGGCTCTATCACAAGCTGCAGGTCACGAACCGGGTCCAGCTCGCGATCCGGGTGCTCGAGCTGGGCGGCTGA
- a CDS encoding penicillin-binding protein, beta-lactamase class C (PFAM: Beta-lactamase) has protein sequence MPSDIAVPDPLLLLPLRQRILERDLGVRAIHLHRAGHEELSHRFVEDTAENVYSVSKTVTALAVGIAAEEGLLQPDDLLVDHLPAPQGGYGRGVGRVTLRHLLTMTSGSPVLGFLDEEREHEDLTSLALSTDLVAAPGEHWEYSNGSIFLLSRVLTERTGRTMRDWLMPRLFEPLGILNPQWHTTRDGHSWGATGLHLKSGQLARIGRLLLQRGAHEGAQLVPAAWVDALHAESSWVATGDPEPESTRYGLGVWRCTPDGAWRADGAYGQFLLVLPAQEAVLTLTSHLEGRPGAEILRAVWEELLPLL, from the coding sequence ATGCCCTCAGACATCGCCGTGCCCGATCCGCTCCTGCTGCTGCCGCTGCGCCAGCGGATCCTCGAGCGCGACCTCGGGGTGCGGGCGATCCACCTGCACCGCGCCGGGCACGAGGAGCTCAGCCATCGCTTCGTCGAGGACACCGCCGAGAACGTCTACTCGGTCTCCAAGACGGTCACGGCCCTCGCCGTCGGCATCGCTGCCGAGGAGGGCCTGCTGCAGCCCGATGATCTGCTGGTCGATCACCTGCCCGCCCCGCAGGGCGGCTATGGCCGGGGCGTCGGGCGGGTGACGCTGCGGCACCTGCTCACCATGACCTCCGGCTCCCCGGTGCTCGGCTTCCTCGACGAGGAGCGGGAGCACGAGGACCTCACCTCCCTGGCCCTGTCCACCGATCTCGTCGCCGCGCCGGGCGAGCACTGGGAGTACTCCAATGGCTCGATCTTCCTGCTCTCCCGCGTGCTCACCGAGCGCACCGGCCGGACGATGCGGGACTGGCTGATGCCGCGCCTGTTCGAACCGCTGGGGATCCTCAACCCGCAGTGGCACACCACCCGCGACGGCCACTCCTGGGGCGCGACGGGGCTGCACCTGAAGAGCGGGCAGCTGGCCCGGATCGGCCGCCTGCTGCTCCAGCGCGGTGCGCATGAGGGCGCCCAGCTGGTGCCCGCCGCATGGGTCGACGCCCTGCACGCCGAGAGCAGCTGGGTCGCGACGGGCGACCCGGAGCCGGAGAGCACCCGGTACGGGCTCGGGGTGTGGCGGTGCACGCCCGACGGGGCGTGGCGGGCGGACGGCGCCTACGGCCAGTTCCTGCTGGTGCTGCCCGCCCAGGAGGCGGTGCTCACCCTCACCTCGCATCTCGAGGGCCGTCCCGGCGCGGAGATCCTCCGCGCCGTGTGGGAGGAGCTGCTGCCGCTGCTCTGA
- a CDS encoding RNA polymerase sigma factor, sigma-70 family (PFAM: Sigma-70 region 2; Sigma-70, region 4~TIGRFAM: RNA polymerase sigma factor, sigma-70 family): MEAPAPHPPHSPTPPRHDPDELARDLERERPRLVALATRVLGDPDEAQDIVQQAWLRLAAADRDIENLPAWLTTVTTRLCLDRLRRRTAVPEAEIALEAAAPDPAEDVALADTVGAALQLVLERLSPNERVAFVMHDSFGVEFSTIAAALGTTAQNARKLASRARAKVAQPRPEDALADWEVVDAFMAAARGGDFTRLVQLLAPDAVVRADADAIATGTPEAIEGREDIASFFNGAAHAALPVSVDGRPGSAWYHRGQARVLFDFMVTGGCVARIDFRAAPEVIAQVVRRDGAAPR, translated from the coding sequence ATGGAGGCACCCGCTCCGCACCCGCCGCACTCGCCGACGCCCCCGCGGCACGACCCCGACGAGCTCGCCCGCGACCTCGAGCGGGAGCGTCCGCGCCTGGTCGCCCTCGCGACCCGGGTGCTCGGCGACCCGGACGAGGCACAGGACATCGTCCAGCAGGCCTGGCTGCGGCTGGCCGCGGCCGACCGTGACATCGAGAACCTCCCGGCCTGGCTCACCACGGTCACCACCCGGCTGTGCCTGGACCGGCTGCGCCGCCGCACCGCCGTCCCCGAGGCGGAGATCGCCCTCGAGGCGGCCGCCCCCGACCCGGCGGAGGATGTCGCCCTCGCCGACACCGTGGGCGCGGCCCTGCAGCTGGTGCTGGAGCGGCTGAGCCCCAACGAGCGCGTCGCCTTCGTGATGCACGACAGCTTCGGCGTCGAGTTCTCCACCATCGCCGCGGCGCTGGGCACCACCGCGCAGAACGCCCGGAAGCTCGCCTCCCGCGCCCGGGCCAAGGTCGCCCAGCCCCGTCCGGAGGACGCGCTGGCCGACTGGGAGGTGGTCGACGCGTTCATGGCCGCCGCCCGCGGCGGGGACTTCACCCGCCTGGTGCAGCTGCTCGCTCCCGACGCGGTGGTGCGCGCCGACGCCGACGCCATCGCGACCGGCACCCCGGAGGCGATCGAGGGCCGCGAGGACATCGCGAGCTTCTTCAACGGCGCGGCGCATGCCGCTCTGCCGGTCAGCGTCGACGGCCGCCCCGGCTCGGCCTGGTACCACCGCGGCCAGGCCAGGGTGCTGTTCGACTTCATGGTCACCGGCGGGTGCGTCGCCCGCATCGACTTCCGTGCCGCTCCCGAGGTGATCGCCCAGGTGGTGCGCCGCGACGGCGCCGCCCCGCGATGA
- a CDS encoding ABC-type multidrug transport system, ATPase component (PFAM: ABC transporter): MNTPAIVLRDVSKKFRELTLFENASMQIRSGSITGLQGPNGSGKSVLFKMIVGLNRPDQGVIELEPSLQGDGRDFPTDVGIVIDRPAYIGGMTGLGNLVDLARIRRLITEGEAAAAMERVGLDPEAPQKVRDYSLGMKQKLSIAQAFMEGQRLLLLDEAFNGLDEPSVHRIRVLLAELREEGRTILLTSHNQGDIDAVCDDVWRVEQQGLVPVS; this comes from the coding sequence ATGAACACTCCCGCGATCGTCCTCCGCGACGTCTCCAAGAAGTTCCGCGAGCTCACCCTGTTCGAGAACGCCTCGATGCAGATCAGGTCCGGGTCGATAACGGGGCTACAGGGCCCCAACGGCTCCGGGAAGTCTGTCCTCTTCAAGATGATCGTCGGGTTGAACAGACCCGATCAGGGGGTCATCGAGCTGGAACCGTCGCTGCAGGGCGACGGGCGGGACTTTCCGACCGACGTGGGGATCGTCATCGACCGGCCCGCCTATATCGGCGGAATGACAGGGCTTGGGAATCTCGTCGATCTGGCCCGCATCCGCCGCCTGATCACCGAGGGCGAGGCCGCGGCCGCGATGGAGAGAGTCGGTCTGGATCCAGAAGCCCCGCAGAAGGTCCGCGACTACTCGCTGGGCATGAAGCAGAAGCTCTCCATCGCCCAGGCCTTCATGGAAGGACAGCGCCTGCTCCTGCTGGACGAAGCGTTCAACGGCCTTGATGAACCCAGCGTCCATCGGATCCGTGTCCTGTTGGCGGAGCTGCGGGAGGAGGGGCGGACCATCCTGCTGACCAGTCACAACCAGGGCGATATCGATGCGGTCTGTGATGACGTCTGGCGCGTCGAGCAGCAGGGCCTCGTGCCCGTCAGCTGA
- a CDS encoding CAAX amino terminal protease family (PFAM: CAAX amino terminal protease family), translating to MTWTSTLSHPPAPAPEMLPRPVETDAVAFHRLPRALPHRSYWWRPLVTLAVSAAVYVVMLLQMFGLVLVLSLALPGAEPSAELLDPLNPIDQLLMLGMLALMLPAVLVGTLAGYGRAGIAHSVAGRFRWGLMGRVALVVLPLYLVVNVGVNLVLAREEIVVPPLTLPVVLAWGIALVLGPLQAAGEEYVFRVLPMQAVGTWLRLPLLGIVLPVPLFVLGHGYEPLGQVEIALFALLMGLLAWKTGGIEIPVLLHVANNWTLFAIAPLVPGALEQGEVTVSGFLLAAVPTLLCTAGIWWWFSRRENLRLWEPRRGDGRRGA from the coding sequence ATGACCTGGACCTCCACCCTCTCCCACCCGCCCGCACCCGCCCCGGAGATGCTGCCCCGGCCGGTCGAGACCGATGCCGTCGCCTTCCACCGGCTGCCGCGGGCTCTGCCGCACCGCAGCTACTGGTGGCGGCCGCTGGTCACCCTCGCCGTGTCCGCGGCGGTGTACGTGGTGATGCTGCTGCAGATGTTCGGGCTGGTGCTGGTGCTGTCCCTGGCGCTGCCGGGGGCGGAGCCCAGCGCCGAGCTGCTCGACCCGCTGAACCCGATCGACCAGCTGCTCATGCTCGGCATGCTCGCGCTGATGCTGCCCGCGGTGCTGGTGGGCACGCTCGCCGGTTACGGCCGGGCCGGGATCGCCCACTCGGTGGCCGGCCGCTTCCGCTGGGGTCTGATGGGCCGGGTCGCGCTGGTGGTGCTGCCGCTGTATCTGGTGGTGAACGTGGGCGTGAACCTGGTGCTGGCGCGCGAGGAGATCGTGGTGCCGCCGCTGACCCTCCCCGTGGTGCTCGCCTGGGGGATCGCGCTCGTGCTCGGCCCGCTGCAGGCGGCCGGGGAGGAGTACGTGTTCCGGGTGCTGCCGATGCAGGCCGTGGGCACCTGGCTGCGCCTGCCGCTGCTGGGCATCGTGCTGCCCGTGCCGCTGTTCGTGCTGGGGCACGGCTACGAACCGCTGGGCCAGGTCGAGATCGCGCTCTTCGCCCTGCTCATGGGTCTGCTCGCCTGGAAGACGGGCGGCATCGAGATCCCGGTGCTGCTGCACGTGGCGAACAACTGGACCCTCTTCGCGATCGCGCCGCTGGTGCCCGGAGCTCTCGAGCAGGGCGAGGTGACCGTCTCCGGGTTCCTGCTCGCCGCCGTTCCCACCCTGCTGTGCACCGCCGGCATCTGGTGGTGGTTCTCCCGCCGTGAGAACCTGCGGCTGTGGGAGCCGCGGCGCGGCGACGGCCGACGGGGCGCATGA
- a CDS encoding micrococcal nuclease-like nuclease (PFAM: Staphylococcal nuclease homologue), translating into MGRLAAVTAAVVVGGTTLAACDNDDGKGVVVRVIDGDTLIAQVAGEETTLRLLNVDTPETKHPDMPVQCLGPEATEFLTERLPAGTEIELEYDQERLDPYDRTLAAVYESDSLINAEIAREGLGAPVYFAPNDRFLPEVEKAWNEAQEEGLGLFAAETGCTLPGQLQALSSAVDEVPATVEGDPANALAGAASTVEELDVFIEELDVDGLPGLGNAVFAGELVESSLEALREDAEDVQQRAASAHAALEELKTSYDEEQERLEQERIERERREREEQERQEQEEKERQEREEREREERERAEKAESVPVADTPSSPAPATGTSGGEKSGASGGSSGSSGSSGSSGSSGGSGGSGSASGSGGSSSGGGTSSGGGSSCVPYGPEIPYADDGGYTGKRYGMPGGKTFRKCS; encoded by the coding sequence ATGGGCCGGCTGGCCGCTGTCACCGCCGCGGTGGTGGTCGGTGGCACGACACTGGCAGCGTGCGATAACGACGACGGCAAGGGCGTCGTCGTGCGTGTCATCGACGGGGACACGCTCATCGCTCAGGTCGCGGGCGAGGAGACCACTCTCCGCCTGCTGAACGTGGACACCCCGGAGACCAAGCACCCGGACATGCCGGTGCAGTGCCTCGGTCCCGAGGCCACCGAGTTCCTCACCGAGAGGCTTCCTGCCGGTACCGAGATCGAGCTCGAGTACGACCAGGAGCGGCTCGACCCCTACGACCGCACCCTGGCAGCCGTGTACGAATCGGATTCGCTGATCAACGCGGAGATCGCGAGAGAAGGTCTCGGGGCCCCGGTGTACTTCGCCCCGAACGACCGCTTCCTGCCGGAGGTGGAGAAGGCCTGGAACGAAGCGCAGGAAGAGGGCCTTGGTCTCTTCGCAGCGGAGACCGGATGCACGTTGCCCGGGCAGCTGCAGGCTCTCAGCTCTGCAGTGGACGAAGTGCCGGCAACGGTCGAGGGTGACCCGGCGAACGCGCTTGCCGGTGCAGCCAGCACGGTCGAGGAGCTTGATGTCTTCATCGAGGAGTTGGACGTGGACGGGCTGCCCGGGCTCGGCAACGCCGTGTTCGCCGGCGAGCTGGTCGAGTCGTCCCTCGAGGCGCTGCGTGAGGACGCGGAGGATGTCCAGCAACGGGCGGCGTCCGCGCACGCCGCGCTCGAGGAGCTGAAGACCTCCTACGACGAGGAGCAAGAACGCCTGGAGCAGGAGCGGATCGAGCGAGAGCGCCGAGAGCGTGAAGAGCAGGAGCGGCAGGAGCAGGAGGAGAAGGAGCGGCAGGAGCGCGAGGAACGGGAACGCGAGGAGCGAGAACGCGCAGAGAAGGCCGAAAGCGTGCCCGTCGCAGACACGCCGTCGTCGCCGGCGCCGGCCACCGGGACGTCGGGTGGCGAGAAGTCAGGAGCTTCCGGAGGATCATCTGGCAGCTCTGGCAGCTCTGGCAGCTCTGGCAGCTCGGGCGGCTCAGGCGGCTCGGGCAGTGCGAGTGGTTCCGGTGGTTCTTCCTCGGGTGGCGGAACATCGAGCGGCGGGGGCTCGAGCTGCGTGCCTTACGGGCCGGAGATCCCCTATGCCGATGACGGTGGATACACCGGGAAGCGCTATGGGATGCCCGGAGGCAAGACCTTCCGGAAGTGCAGCTGA
- a CDS encoding methyltransferase family protein (PFAM: Methyltransferase domain) has product MPVPSLPDALASVGPSTTYREVEAHLRAAGWTPCGAGDWAFALASPGGDVVARISPFDPVGPYTARLYREAAGTELVPRLLAHHRLAGGADLQVMERLEEVPEAAAAEFLERLARPVPALSALAAVVRRVHDVALRELAWCGPLDTNPSNIMRAADGHLVLIDPYYADGPHLYALAAQEPARFVTTIPAEARRHLTEIPLADSGPWPVAEREAMARAVREADARQASTSPRRDGRRPIADEPAADARAAEELIAEAAAASVDGWGFAHLDGRATEERPPWGYSALLAEAVAQAEVAVDLGTGGGEVLGQCPRLAVQQHVTEAWAPNADRARELLGPRGVRVHETAPGDPIPLPDGAADLVTSRHPVAPDWPEIARVLAPGGQYLGQHVGPSSAFALIEHFVGPTTAAQRRSRHPEDETAAARAAGLEITELRTARLRMEFFDVGAVVWILRKCVWWVPDFDVDRYRDELLAMDRIIRRDGSFLAHSTRHLLRARRR; this is encoded by the coding sequence ATGCCGGTTCCCTCGCTTCCCGACGCCCTGGCGAGCGTCGGCCCGTCCACCACGTACCGCGAGGTCGAGGCGCACCTGCGCGCTGCCGGGTGGACGCCCTGCGGCGCCGGGGACTGGGCGTTCGCGCTCGCCTCGCCCGGCGGTGACGTGGTGGCGCGGATCAGCCCCTTCGACCCCGTCGGCCCGTACACCGCGCGGCTGTACCGCGAGGCCGCCGGCACCGAGCTCGTCCCCCGCCTGCTGGCCCACCACCGGCTCGCAGGCGGCGCGGACCTGCAGGTCATGGAGCGTCTGGAGGAGGTCCCGGAGGCGGCTGCGGCCGAGTTCCTGGAGCGGCTCGCGCGGCCCGTCCCCGCGCTCTCCGCGCTCGCGGCCGTGGTGCGTCGGGTGCATGACGTGGCTCTGCGCGAGCTGGCGTGGTGCGGTCCGCTGGACACGAACCCGTCGAACATCATGCGCGCGGCCGACGGGCACCTGGTGCTGATCGACCCGTACTACGCGGACGGCCCGCACCTGTACGCCCTGGCCGCGCAGGAGCCGGCGCGCTTCGTCACCACCATCCCCGCCGAGGCGCGGCGCCACCTCACCGAGATCCCGCTGGCCGACTCCGGCCCCTGGCCCGTCGCAGAACGCGAGGCGATGGCGCGGGCCGTGCGCGAGGCCGACGCCCGACAGGCCTCGACGAGCCCGCGACGGGATGGGCGGCGGCCCATCGCCGACGAGCCTGCGGCCGACGCCCGCGCCGCCGAGGAGCTCATCGCCGAGGCCGCCGCGGCGAGCGTGGACGGCTGGGGCTTCGCACACCTCGACGGCCGTGCCACCGAGGAGCGTCCGCCGTGGGGATACTCGGCCCTGCTCGCCGAGGCGGTGGCGCAGGCGGAGGTCGCGGTCGATCTCGGCACCGGCGGCGGGGAGGTGCTCGGGCAGTGCCCGCGCCTGGCGGTGCAGCAGCATGTCACCGAGGCGTGGGCGCCGAATGCGGACCGGGCGCGCGAGCTGCTGGGGCCGCGCGGGGTGCGCGTCCACGAGACGGCGCCCGGAGACCCGATCCCCCTGCCGGACGGTGCCGCGGACCTGGTCACCTCCCGCCACCCGGTGGCGCCGGACTGGCCGGAGATCGCCCGCGTGCTGGCCCCGGGCGGGCAGTACCTGGGCCAGCACGTCGGCCCGTCCTCGGCCTTCGCGCTGATCGAGCATTTCGTCGGCCCCACCACGGCGGCGCAGCGCCGCAGCCGCCACCCCGAGGACGAGACCGCCGCGGCCCGTGCCGCGGGGCTCGAGATCACGGAGCTGCGCACCGCGCGGCTGCGGATGGAGTTCTTCGACGTGGGCGCTGTGGTGTGGATCCTGCGCAAGTGCGTGTGGTGGGTGCCGGATTTCGACGTGGACCGCTACCGGGACGAGCTGCTGGCGATGGACCGGATCATCCGCCGCGACGGCTCCTTCCTCGCCCATTCGACCCGGCACCTGCTGCGCGCCCGGCGTCGCTGA
- a CDS encoding signal transduction histidine kinase (PFAM: Histidine kinase; Histidine kinase-, DNA gyrase B-, and HSP90-like ATPase) produces the protein MTAPAPSAPVTPSVRAPRAWATAGAQTLLSLVVGLFLLLIVFGELLVEFADDPPDALVAMHGLDLVVGLVLSLAIGPLRFVPAGRAQAVLHLVIAAAGGISSFALPASAIALYRLGLRRRLLLDGTALALITLTTTAWENLSMRLRHEELTTLHLVTLGVMLLGALVPLLLGRVVGTRHELIRSLRERAASADRERETAQREATALRRGHDAEVARVRAEERAALARDMHDSVSHHLAAIAMHAGAIAYREDLPPETLRRTAGTVRDAAQQANRELREVLVALRTGSDDSPLATIPTLQETVDRAHAAGQEATLELQGLAPDALEQLGRGTVVALTRILSEALTNAAKHAPGTPVRAVLSRREDLVVLTVANPLSPGATEDGATAEAGQAPSTGHGLIGVEERARLLGGGARWSSAAQTFEMEAWMPW, from the coding sequence ATGACCGCGCCCGCCCCCTCTGCTCCCGTCACCCCGTCGGTGCGGGCCCCGCGTGCCTGGGCGACCGCCGGCGCGCAGACGCTCCTCAGCCTCGTCGTGGGCCTGTTCCTGCTCCTGATCGTCTTCGGCGAGCTGCTGGTCGAGTTCGCGGACGATCCGCCCGATGCGCTGGTGGCGATGCACGGGCTCGACCTGGTGGTGGGCCTGGTGCTCTCCCTCGCGATCGGCCCGCTGCGGTTCGTGCCCGCGGGTCGGGCGCAGGCGGTGCTGCACCTGGTGATCGCCGCGGCCGGGGGGATCAGCTCCTTCGCGCTGCCGGCCTCGGCGATCGCTCTGTACCGTCTCGGCCTGCGCCGACGCCTGCTGCTGGACGGGACGGCGCTCGCGCTGATCACCCTCACGACCACGGCGTGGGAGAACCTGTCGATGCGGCTGCGTCATGAGGAGCTCACCACGCTCCACCTCGTGACCCTCGGGGTCATGCTGCTCGGCGCGCTCGTGCCGCTCCTGCTCGGCCGGGTGGTGGGCACCCGCCATGAGCTGATCCGCTCCCTGCGCGAGCGGGCCGCCTCGGCCGACCGGGAACGGGAGACGGCCCAGCGCGAGGCGACCGCCCTGCGGCGCGGCCACGATGCGGAGGTCGCCCGAGTGCGCGCCGAGGAGCGGGCGGCGCTGGCGCGGGACATGCACGACAGCGTCTCCCATCATCTGGCGGCCATCGCGATGCACGCAGGCGCGATCGCCTACCGGGAGGACCTGCCGCCCGAGACGCTGCGTCGCACCGCCGGAACCGTGCGCGATGCCGCCCAGCAGGCCAACCGGGAGCTGCGGGAGGTGCTGGTGGCCCTGCGCACCGGCTCGGACGACTCGCCGCTGGCCACCATCCCGACCCTGCAGGAGACGGTGGACCGTGCCCACGCCGCCGGACAGGAGGCGACGCTCGAGCTGCAGGGCCTCGCACCCGATGCGCTCGAGCAGCTGGGCCGCGGCACCGTGGTGGCGCTGACGCGCATCCTCTCCGAGGCTCTGACCAATGCGGCCAAGCACGCTCCCGGCACTCCGGTGCGCGCGGTCCTCTCCCGCCGCGAGGACCTGGTGGTGCTCACCGTCGCGAACCCGCTGTCCCCGGGCGCCACCGAGGACGGCGCCACCGCCGAGGCCGGGCAGGCGCCGTCCACGGGGCACGGCCTCATCGGTGTCGAGGAGCGGGCACGGCTGCTCGGGGGCGGTGCCCGCTGGAGCTCCGCCGCGCAGACCTTCGAGATGGAAGCATGGATGCCATGGTGA